In one Modestobacter sp. L9-4 genomic region, the following are encoded:
- a CDS encoding ABC transporter ATP-binding protein produces the protein MTGVPVEVPMVEVRGVHRTYGSGPAAVHALRDVSLTVAPGELVALVGRSGSGKTTLLNVLGGLDRPDSGTVHVAGTEVTALDDDGLVRLRRDVVAYVFQTFGLVPVLSAAENVGVPLRLRGLPVADREKRVQLLLELVGLGQAAGQRPGEMSGGQQQRVAIARALAGSPRLLIADEPTGQLDSETGLAVMALIRAVVEAEGMTAVVSTHDPVMVALADRVVHVTDGRVVAGVGRG, from the coding sequence GTGACGGGGGTCCCGGTGGAGGTGCCGATGGTCGAGGTGCGGGGCGTGCACCGCACCTACGGCAGCGGGCCGGCCGCCGTGCACGCGCTGCGCGACGTCTCCCTCACCGTCGCGCCCGGCGAGCTCGTGGCCCTCGTCGGGCGCTCCGGCTCGGGCAAGACCACGCTGCTCAACGTCCTCGGCGGGCTGGACCGCCCCGACTCCGGCACCGTGCACGTCGCCGGCACCGAGGTCACCGCGCTGGACGACGACGGGCTGGTGCGGCTGCGCCGGGACGTCGTGGCCTACGTCTTCCAGACCTTCGGGCTGGTGCCGGTGCTGTCGGCCGCGGAGAACGTCGGTGTCCCGCTGCGGCTGCGCGGGCTGCCGGTCGCCGACCGCGAGAAGCGCGTGCAGCTGCTGCTGGAGCTGGTCGGGCTGGGGCAGGCGGCGGGGCAGCGACCGGGGGAGATGTCCGGCGGGCAGCAGCAGCGGGTCGCGATCGCGCGGGCGCTGGCCGGCTCGCCGCGGCTGCTGATCGCCGACGAGCCCACCGGACAGCTGGACAGCGAGACCGGGCTGGCGGTGATGGCGCTGATCCGCGCGGTCGTCGAGGCCGAGGGGATGACCGCGGTCGTCTCCACGCACGACCCGGTGATGGTCGCCCTCGCCGACCGGGTCGTGCACGTGACCGACGGCCGCGTGGTCGCCGGCGTGGGCCGCGGGTGA
- a CDS encoding ABC transporter ATP-binding protein, whose protein sequence is MAQGGTVGGSTVPGGGAGQDVLPALGAAAPRAAEFGRDALVVCDNLVRIHQTGSIEVQALQGLDLLVDAGEMVAVVGASGSGKSTLLAVLSGLDAPTAGRVRVGEWDLTAMTRRDQVAYRRSTVGFVWQQTARNLVPYLTAAQNVGLPLALAGAPRRGRSARVAELLDLVGVGHCAGRRPGQLSGGEQQRVAIAVALANAPRLVLADEPTGELDTATSQQVFEALRAANRELGATVVVVTHDPTVSGQVERTVAIRDGRTSSEVLRRTEVAADGGSAVVAEEYAVMDRAGRVQIPADYRAALDLTRRVRLALEADAVSVRPDAGPR, encoded by the coding sequence ATGGCGCAGGGCGGCACGGTGGGCGGCAGCACGGTGCCGGGGGGCGGGGCCGGTCAGGACGTCCTGCCGGCCCTCGGCGCGGCGGCGCCCCGGGCGGCGGAGTTCGGCCGCGACGCCCTCGTCGTCTGCGACAACCTCGTCCGCATCCACCAGACCGGCTCGATCGAGGTCCAGGCGCTGCAGGGGCTGGACCTGCTGGTCGACGCCGGGGAGATGGTCGCCGTCGTCGGGGCCTCCGGGTCGGGGAAGTCGACGCTGCTCGCCGTCCTGTCCGGCCTCGACGCACCCACCGCCGGGCGCGTCCGGGTGGGGGAGTGGGACCTCACGGCGATGACCCGCCGCGACCAGGTCGCCTACCGGCGCAGCACGGTCGGCTTCGTCTGGCAGCAGACGGCGCGCAACCTGGTGCCGTACCTGACCGCCGCGCAGAACGTCGGCCTGCCGCTGGCCCTGGCCGGCGCACCCCGCCGCGGCCGGTCCGCCCGGGTCGCCGAGCTGCTCGACCTGGTCGGTGTGGGGCACTGCGCCGGCCGGCGGCCCGGGCAGCTGTCCGGTGGCGAGCAGCAGCGGGTGGCCATCGCCGTCGCGCTGGCCAACGCGCCGCGGCTGGTGCTCGCCGACGAGCCGACGGGCGAGCTGGACACCGCGACGTCCCAGCAGGTCTTCGAGGCGCTGCGGGCGGCCAACCGGGAGCTGGGGGCCACCGTCGTGGTGGTCACCCACGACCCGACGGTGTCCGGGCAGGTGGAGCGCACGGTGGCGATCCGGGACGGGCGCACCTCCAGCGAGGTGCTGCGGCGCACCGAGGTGGCCGCCGACGGCGGCTCGGCCGTCGTCGCCGAGGAGTACGCGGTGATGGACCGCGCCGGCCGGGTGCAGATACCCGCCGACTACCGCGCCGCCCTCGACCTCACCCGCCGGGTCCGGCTCGCGCTGGAGGCCGACGCCGTCTCGGTGCGCCCGGACGCAGGCCCGCGGTGA
- a CDS encoding YchJ family protein has protein sequence MAPRRCPCGTGLTYDGCCGRLHDGTATAGTAEQLMRSRYSAFAVGDPAYLLATWHSSTRPGRLELDPDVRWTGLEVLGTTGGSLLAAEGTVAFRASRLDDGVPGVQAEDSRFVREGGRWVYLDGVPLR, from the coding sequence GTGGCTCCCCGACGTTGCCCGTGCGGCACCGGCCTGACGTACGACGGGTGCTGCGGCCGCCTGCACGACGGGACGGCGACCGCCGGCACGGCCGAGCAGCTCATGCGCTCGCGGTACAGCGCCTTCGCCGTCGGCGACCCGGCGTACCTGCTGGCCACCTGGCACTCCTCGACCCGCCCCGGCCGGCTGGAGCTCGACCCCGACGTGCGCTGGACCGGGCTGGAGGTGCTGGGCACCACGGGCGGGTCGCTGCTGGCCGCCGAGGGCACGGTGGCGTTCCGTGCCTCCCGGCTGGACGACGGCGTGCCCGGGGTCCAGGCGGAGGACAGCCGGTTCGTCCGCGAGGGCGGCCGCTGGGTCTACCTGGACGGCGTCCCGCTGCGCTGA
- a CDS encoding FMN-dependent NADH-azoreductase, translated as MPHLLHLDSSADPRRSASREVTAAFLRGWRDRGPDFTVTSRDLQADPPPHLPDAALHWAPRLRTAGEVVDPAAEARQQRYLDELLAADVLLVGAPMYNWSLPSTLKAWVDHVHVLGTTVPFGDFEARPLAGRAAVVVSSRGASYDAGGEQASWDHTVPPLELVLGRSFGMTVSVITLQLTLADRVPAMADLRGRAAAEADAARAFAEELAERIG; from the coding sequence ATGCCCCACCTGCTGCACCTCGACTCGTCCGCGGACCCGCGGCGCTCGGCGTCCCGGGAGGTCACCGCGGCCTTCCTGCGCGGCTGGCGGGACCGGGGACCGGACTTCACCGTCACCTCCCGCGACCTGCAGGCCGACCCGCCGCCGCACCTGCCCGACGCCGCCCTGCACTGGGCGCCCCGGCTGCGCACCGCCGGTGAGGTCGTCGACCCCGCCGCCGAGGCCCGGCAGCAGCGCTACCTCGACGAGCTGCTCGCCGCCGACGTCCTGCTGGTCGGCGCCCCGATGTACAACTGGTCGCTGCCCTCGACGCTGAAGGCCTGGGTCGACCACGTGCACGTGCTGGGCACGACCGTGCCGTTCGGCGACTTCGAGGCCCGCCCGCTGGCCGGCCGGGCCGCCGTCGTCGTCTCCAGCCGGGGCGCCAGCTACGACGCCGGGGGCGAGCAGGCCAGCTGGGACCACACCGTGCCGCCGCTGGAGCTGGTGCTGGGCCGCTCGTTCGGGATGACCGTCTCGGTGATCACCCTGCAGCTCACCCTCGCCGACCGGGTACCGGCGATGGCCGACCTGCGCGGCCGCGCCGCCGCTGAGGCCGACGCCGCGCGCGCCTTCGCCGAGGAGCTCGCCGAGCGGATCGGCTGA
- a CDS encoding 1-acyl-sn-glycerol-3-phosphate acyltransferase, with protein MTTAPPQARTHARTSTRPRALPTSPCTPACAADPGPTVDAATRRRRALRLAGALAGVAVAALRAPLAGTRGRRRLLTCASARVLTAAGVRVAVTSSPVAWPRTGANRGPGLLVVSNSVSWVDDLALLTVVPGLPVATTGLGGRPVLGGLLRRAGAVLVDPARPRSLPVAVGQVADALRGGATVSVHPEGATSCGVELGRFSPAFLQAAVDAAAPVCPVAIRYRVDGGAGTAVAGQPAGEPFLRSLARVLAARGLVVEVHLLPALDPAGADRHELAALAEYAVAAVTEARPPLVAAHPRRPRVPAPVQLHRGTVRAA; from the coding sequence GTGACCACTGCCCCGCCCCAGGCACGGACCCACGCACGGACCAGCACCCGGCCGCGGGCGCTGCCCACCTCCCCCTGCACCCCGGCGTGTGCCGCCGACCCCGGCCCCACCGTGGACGCCGCCACCCGCCGCCGCCGCGCGCTGCGCCTGGCCGGCGCCCTGGCCGGGGTGGCCGTCGCCGCGCTGCGGGCCCCGCTGGCCGGCACGCGGGGCCGCCGCCGGCTGCTCACCTGCGCCTCGGCCCGGGTGCTCACCGCGGCCGGCGTGCGGGTCGCGGTCACCTCGTCCCCGGTGGCCTGGCCGCGCACCGGCGCCAACCGCGGGCCCGGCCTGCTGGTGGTCAGCAACTCCGTCTCCTGGGTCGACGACCTGGCCCTGCTCACCGTCGTCCCCGGGCTGCCGGTGGCCACGACCGGGCTGGGCGGCCGGCCGGTGCTCGGCGGGCTGCTCCGCCGGGCCGGCGCCGTGCTGGTCGACCCCGCCCGGCCGCGCTCGCTGCCGGTCGCGGTCGGGCAGGTCGCCGACGCGCTGCGGGGTGGCGCGACGGTGAGCGTGCACCCGGAGGGCGCGACGTCCTGCGGGGTCGAGCTGGGCCGCTTCTCCCCCGCCTTCCTGCAGGCCGCGGTGGACGCCGCCGCCCCCGTCTGCCCGGTCGCGATCCGGTACCGCGTCGACGGCGGGGCCGGCACCGCGGTGGCCGGGCAGCCGGCCGGCGAGCCGTTCCTGCGCAGCCTGGCCCGGGTGCTCGCCGCCCGCGGGCTGGTCGTCGAGGTGCACCTGCTGCCCGCCCTCGACCCCGCCGGCGCCGACCGCCACGAGCTCGCCGCCCTGGCCGAGTACGCCGTCGCCGCGGTCACCGAGGCCCGTCCGCCGCTGGTGGCCGCGCACCCCCGCCGTCCGCGGGTGCCGGCGCCGGTGCAGCTCCACCGGGGGACCGTGCGTGCTGCGTGA
- a CDS encoding glycosyltransferase family 1 protein — MLREGSVPIALTTGMRVVVVAETFLPAVNGVVNSVLRLVDHLAVRGHDPVVLAPSGSSYESRCGARIEVVTVPSMRLPRYRQLPLARPAGDLTEVLRRLAPDVVHLASPAVLGLAAARAARGLGVPSVAVFQTDLAAFAQRYRLPGGPAAAWRYLRTVHGTADLTLAPSSATAVQLARHGIGPVALWARGVDLEQFSPDHRDEALRAELAPGGELLVGVVARLAVEKRLELLAPLSELPGVRLVVVGDGPQRRALARAMPRARFLGQLGGAELGAVVASLDLFVHPGADETFCQAVQEALAAGVPAVVAASGGPLDLVRHRENGWLWAGDDPQVLAAMVAALREDRTALQAAAAAARPSVAGRTWGRVGDELIGHLQRLRTGAPVTATR, encoded by the coding sequence GTGCTGCGTGAGGGGTCGGTCCCGATCGCGCTGACCACCGGCATGCGCGTGGTCGTGGTGGCCGAGACCTTCCTGCCCGCGGTCAACGGGGTGGTCAACTCGGTGCTGCGGCTGGTCGACCACCTCGCGGTGCGCGGGCACGACCCGGTGGTGCTGGCCCCGTCGGGCAGCAGCTACGAGTCCCGCTGCGGAGCGCGGATCGAGGTGGTGACGGTGCCCTCGATGCGGCTGCCGCGGTACCGCCAGCTCCCCCTGGCCCGCCCGGCCGGCGACCTGACCGAGGTGCTGCGCCGGCTGGCGCCCGACGTCGTCCACCTGGCGTCACCGGCGGTGCTCGGGCTGGCCGCGGCCCGGGCCGCCCGGGGCCTCGGGGTGCCGTCGGTCGCGGTCTTCCAGACCGACCTGGCCGCCTTCGCCCAGCGCTACCGGTTGCCCGGCGGGCCCGCGGCCGCCTGGCGGTACCTGCGCACCGTGCACGGGACGGCGGACCTCACCCTCGCGCCGTCCTCGGCGACCGCCGTCCAGCTGGCCCGGCACGGCATCGGCCCGGTCGCGCTGTGGGCCCGCGGCGTGGACCTCGAGCAGTTCTCCCCGGACCACCGCGACGAGGCACTGCGCGCCGAGCTCGCCCCCGGCGGGGAGCTGCTGGTGGGCGTGGTCGCCCGGCTGGCGGTGGAGAAGCGGCTGGAGCTGCTCGCCCCGCTCAGCGAGCTGCCCGGGGTGCGGCTCGTCGTGGTGGGCGACGGCCCGCAGCGCCGGGCGCTGGCCCGGGCGATGCCGCGGGCGCGGTTCCTCGGCCAGCTCGGCGGCGCGGAGCTGGGCGCCGTGGTGGCCTCCCTGGACCTGTTCGTGCACCCGGGCGCCGACGAGACGTTCTGCCAGGCGGTGCAGGAGGCCCTGGCCGCCGGCGTGCCGGCCGTGGTGGCGGCCTCCGGCGGCCCGCTGGACCTGGTGCGGCACCGGGAGAACGGCTGGCTGTGGGCCGGCGACGACCCGCAGGTGCTGGCTGCGATGGTCGCGGCCCTGCGCGAGGACCGGACGGCCCTGCAGGCCGCGGCCGCGGCCGCTCGCCCGTCGGTGGCCGGCCGCACCTGGGGCCGGGTCGGCGACGAGCTGATCGGGCACCTGCAGCGGCTGCGCACCGGCGCGCCGGTGACCGCGACACGCTGA
- a CDS encoding inorganic phosphate transporter, with protein sequence MDLELVTLVGLIALALLFDYTNGFHDAANAIATVVATRVLKPRWAVLWAAGWNFVAFFLVGTAVANTVGGTVDLEYFGPAVVFSALLGAVVWNFTSWHLGLPTSSSHALVGGLVGAGMTAGGISAIKGESVSKTAMFIVVSPIAGLVIGSVVMALLGVLLRRADVERTERRFRGLQLVSSAAVSLAHGGNDAQKTMGVIAALLVSTGHLQAAADGKLPIPDWVALAAYAAIAAGTMSGGWRLVRTMGSSITQLRPVSGFAAETSAAIALFGSTALGAPVSTTHTVAGAVTGVGATNRGATVNWRVFGHLAIAWIVTLPAAAVVAAVAYLLTTAPPTAVSAVVMTVVMVGLAAALFRAVRQAPRASDAVPDDGQEHDVPLRVGAGSVIDSRGVPASREVLEHGGSLEEAEAAARRQDRSQQPL encoded by the coding sequence ATGGACCTCGAGCTGGTCACGCTGGTCGGGCTGATCGCCCTCGCGCTGCTCTTCGACTACACCAACGGCTTCCACGACGCGGCCAACGCCATCGCCACCGTCGTCGCCACCCGGGTCCTGAAGCCCCGCTGGGCGGTGCTGTGGGCGGCGGGGTGGAACTTCGTCGCCTTCTTCCTGGTCGGCACCGCGGTGGCCAACACGGTCGGGGGCACCGTCGACCTCGAGTACTTCGGGCCGGCCGTCGTCTTCTCCGCGCTCCTCGGCGCGGTGGTCTGGAACTTCACCTCCTGGCACCTGGGGCTGCCCACGTCGTCCTCGCACGCGCTGGTCGGCGGGCTGGTGGGCGCCGGGATGACTGCTGGCGGCATCTCCGCGATCAAGGGCGAGAGCGTGTCGAAGACGGCGATGTTCATCGTCGTCTCTCCCATCGCCGGGCTGGTCATCGGCTCGGTCGTGATGGCGCTGCTGGGCGTGCTGCTGCGCCGGGCCGACGTCGAGCGCACGGAGCGCCGCTTCCGCGGGCTGCAGCTCGTCTCCTCCGCCGCGGTGTCGCTGGCCCACGGTGGCAACGACGCGCAGAAGACGATGGGCGTGATCGCCGCGCTGCTGGTCAGCACCGGGCACCTGCAGGCCGCTGCCGACGGCAAGCTGCCCATCCCGGACTGGGTCGCGCTGGCGGCCTACGCCGCCATCGCGGCCGGCACGATGTCCGGTGGCTGGCGGCTGGTGCGCACCATGGGGTCGAGCATCACCCAGCTGCGCCCGGTGAGCGGGTTCGCCGCCGAGACCAGCGCCGCCATCGCCCTCTTCGGCTCCACCGCGCTGGGCGCACCGGTGTCCACCACGCACACGGTGGCCGGCGCGGTCACCGGCGTGGGCGCGACCAACCGCGGGGCGACGGTGAACTGGAGGGTCTTCGGCCACCTGGCCATCGCCTGGATCGTCACGCTGCCCGCCGCCGCGGTCGTCGCCGCCGTCGCCTACCTGCTGACCACCGCCCCGCCCACCGCCGTCTCCGCGGTGGTCATGACCGTCGTCATGGTCGGGCTGGCCGCGGCCCTGTTCCGCGCCGTCCGGCAGGCGCCGAGGGCCTCCGACGCGGTCCCCGACGACGGCCAGGAGCACGACGTGCCGCTGCGCGTGGGCGCGGGCTCGGTCATCGACTCCCGCGGGGTGCCCGCCAGCCGGGAGGTCCTCGAGCACGGCGGCAGCCTGGAGGAGGCGGAGGCCGCCGCGCGCAGGCAGGATCGCAGTCAGCAGCCCCTCTGA
- the ppk2 gene encoding polyphosphate kinase 2: MTQHVRHSVPEGTPSPVLDLSEWRLNALPDENSDEDWDDDRELFDPQGNRVDTWREGYPYSERMHRREYEIEKRKLQIELLRLQGWVKDTGQKLVVVFEGRDAAGKGGTIKRFTEHLNPRGTRTIALDKPNERERTQWYFQRYVQHLPAAGEIVMFDRSWYNRAGVERVMGYCTADEYLLFMRQAPEFERMLVDSGIQLVKFWFSVTRGEQRSRFIVRQIDPVRQWKLSPTDLASLDKWDAYTDAKEAMFVHTDTEHAPWTVIKSNDKKRARLAALRHVLARFDYDGKDHDAVGVPDPLIVGAAADVIEEEVVAPAMPRPGDHAPFAEA, encoded by the coding sequence GTGACCCAGCACGTGCGCCACAGCGTCCCCGAGGGCACGCCGTCCCCCGTCCTCGACCTGTCGGAGTGGCGGCTCAACGCCCTGCCCGACGAGAACTCCGACGAGGACTGGGACGACGACCGCGAGCTGTTCGACCCCCAGGGCAACCGGGTCGACACCTGGCGCGAGGGCTACCCCTACAGCGAGCGGATGCACCGCCGCGAGTACGAGATCGAGAAGCGCAAGCTGCAGATCGAGCTGCTCAGGCTGCAGGGCTGGGTCAAGGACACCGGCCAGAAGCTGGTGGTGGTGTTCGAGGGCCGCGACGCCGCGGGCAAGGGCGGCACGATCAAGCGCTTCACCGAGCACCTGAACCCGCGCGGCACCCGCACGATCGCACTCGACAAGCCCAACGAGCGCGAGCGGACGCAGTGGTACTTCCAGCGCTACGTGCAGCACCTGCCGGCCGCGGGCGAGATCGTCATGTTCGACCGCTCCTGGTACAACCGCGCCGGCGTCGAGCGGGTGATGGGCTACTGCACGGCCGACGAGTACCTGCTGTTCATGCGCCAGGCGCCGGAGTTCGAGCGGATGCTCGTCGACAGCGGCATCCAGCTGGTCAAGTTCTGGTTCTCGGTGACCCGGGGTGAGCAGCGCAGCCGGTTCATCGTGCGGCAGATCGACCCGGTGCGGCAGTGGAAGCTCTCCCCCACCGACCTGGCCAGCCTGGACAAGTGGGACGCCTACACCGACGCGAAGGAGGCGATGTTCGTGCACACCGACACCGAGCACGCCCCGTGGACGGTGATCAAGAGCAACGACAAGAAGCGCGCCCGGCTGGCCGCCCTGCGCCACGTGCTGGCCCGCTTCGACTACGACGGCAAGGACCACGACGCCGTCGGCGTCCCCGACCCGCTGATCGTGGGGGCGGCCGCCGACGTGATCGAGGAGGAGGTCGTCGCGCCGGCGATGCCCCGGCCCGGCGACCACGCGCCCTTCGCCGAGGCCTGA
- a CDS encoding PRC and DUF2382 domain-containing protein yields MIGTDMLDRVIGADVYDNDGDKIGTASEVFLDDQSGNPEWVTVKTGLFGSKETFVPLRDADLTGNGVRVPVSKAAVKDAPKIDQDGHLSPEEESALYRHYSLSDSTTTTTTDTTTSNTSGFAGTSGIDTDRDRTTGTAGIDTDRTAGFQETNQHGTVGHDTSGPTTDDAMTLSEERLNVGTQRVEAGRARLRKYVVTENVTQTVPVSHEEVTIQREPITDANRGAAYDGPAISEEEHEVVLHAEQPVVAKEAVPVERVRLGTETVTEQQQVTDTVRKEQVDTDGITTGRNAGTTGDDRSLADKAKDALGRNDNR; encoded by the coding sequence ATGATCGGCACTGACATGCTCGACCGCGTCATCGGCGCAGACGTCTACGACAACGACGGCGACAAGATCGGCACCGCCTCCGAGGTCTTCCTCGACGACCAGTCCGGCAACCCGGAGTGGGTCACGGTCAAGACCGGCCTGTTCGGCTCCAAGGAGACCTTCGTCCCCCTGCGTGACGCCGACCTGACCGGCAACGGCGTGCGCGTCCCGGTGAGCAAGGCCGCCGTCAAGGACGCCCCGAAGATCGACCAGGACGGTCACCTGTCGCCGGAGGAGGAGAGCGCCCTCTACCGGCACTACTCCCTCAGCGACTCGACGACCACCACGACGACGGACACCACGACGTCGAACACCTCCGGCTTCGCCGGCACCTCGGGCATCGACACCGACCGCGACCGCACCACCGGTACCGCGGGCATCGACACCGACCGCACCGCGGGCTTCCAGGAGACCAACCAGCACGGCACCGTGGGCCACGACACCTCCGGCCCCACCACGGACGACGCGATGACGCTGTCCGAGGAGCGCCTCAACGTCGGCACCCAGCGTGTCGAGGCCGGCCGTGCGCGGCTCCGCAAGTACGTCGTGACCGAGAACGTCACGCAGACCGTCCCCGTGTCGCACGAGGAGGTCACGATCCAGCGCGAGCCGATCACCGACGCCAACCGCGGCGCCGCCTATGACGGCCCCGCCATCTCGGAGGAGGAGCACGAGGTCGTGCTCCACGCCGAGCAGCCCGTGGTCGCCAAGGAGGCCGTGCCGGTCGAGCGCGTGCGCCTGGGCACCGAGACGGTGACCGAGCAGCAGCAGGTCACCGACACGGTCCGCAAGGAGCAGGTCGACACCGACGGCATCACCACCGGCCGCAACGCCGGCACCACCGGTGACGACCGCAGCCTGGCCGACAAGGCCAAGGACGCCCTGGGTCGGAACGACAACCGCTGA
- a CDS encoding DUF3097 domain-containing protein, giving the protein MGDVPPRSQYDDLVHPRTQKKPSPQVEAEKDLVVEDPSSGFVGAVVRCEKDVVHLEDRFGKVRAYPLGPGFWVDGRPVVLVRPKVNTISGPQRSASGSTYVVGARARVAREGRIYVEGKHDAELVEKVWGHDLRIEGVVVEPLHGVDDLPGIVRDFKPQSGRRLGVLVDHLVTGSKETRIAQQVTGAHSLVVGHPFIDIWQAVKPSVVGIKAWPTVPKGEDWKTGVCRRLGWEDDTGYVWAQRILARVNQWTDLEPVLIGRVEELIDFVTED; this is encoded by the coding sequence ATGGGGGACGTGCCTCCCCGTTCGCAGTACGACGACCTGGTCCACCCGCGCACGCAGAAGAAGCCCTCCCCGCAGGTCGAGGCGGAGAAGGACCTCGTCGTCGAGGACCCCAGCAGCGGGTTCGTCGGCGCGGTCGTGCGGTGCGAGAAGGACGTCGTCCACCTCGAGGACCGCTTCGGGAAGGTGCGCGCCTACCCGCTCGGGCCCGGCTTCTGGGTCGACGGGCGGCCGGTCGTGCTCGTGCGTCCCAAGGTGAACACCATCTCCGGCCCGCAGCGCAGCGCCTCGGGCTCGACGTACGTCGTCGGCGCGCGGGCCCGGGTCGCCCGCGAGGGCCGCATCTACGTCGAGGGCAAGCACGACGCCGAGCTGGTGGAGAAGGTCTGGGGCCACGACCTGCGCATCGAGGGCGTCGTCGTGGAGCCGCTGCACGGCGTCGACGACCTGCCGGGCATCGTGCGCGACTTCAAGCCCCAGTCGGGACGGCGCCTGGGCGTGCTCGTCGACCACCTGGTGACCGGCTCCAAGGAGACCCGCATCGCCCAGCAGGTCACCGGTGCCCACTCGCTCGTGGTCGGGCACCCGTTCATCGACATCTGGCAGGCCGTGAAGCCCTCCGTCGTCGGCATCAAGGCGTGGCCGACGGTGCCGAAGGGCGAGGACTGGAAGACCGGGGTCTGCCGGCGCCTGGGCTGGGAGGACGACACCGGCTACGTCTGGGCGCAGCGGATCCTCGCCCGGGTCAACCAGTGGACCGACCTGGAGCCGGTGCTCATCGGCCGCGTCGAGGAGCTCATCGACTTCGTCACCGAGGACTGA
- a CDS encoding aldo/keto reductase, with protein MATVPTITLNNGVEIPQLGFGVYQVKPEETAQAVQTALEVGYRHIDTAEMYGNEKGVGEGIRNSGVPREEVFITSKLNNGFHAHDDALRAFDGTLEALGFDDVDLFLIHWPLPGIDVDYVETWKAMEEIYRSGRAKSIGVSNFQAHHLRKLHGETEVVPAVNQIEVHPYLAQDELRAFNAQHQIATEAWSPIAQGKVLDDPAILRVAERYGKTASQVTLRWHVQRGDIVFPKSVTRSRVEENFAIFDFELSEDDLREITALDRNERTGPDPDTFNYIPE; from the coding sequence ATGGCCACCGTGCCCACCATCACCCTGAACAACGGCGTCGAGATCCCCCAGCTGGGCTTCGGCGTCTACCAGGTCAAGCCGGAGGAGACCGCGCAGGCGGTGCAGACGGCCCTCGAGGTCGGCTACCGGCACATCGACACCGCCGAGATGTACGGCAACGAGAAGGGCGTCGGCGAGGGCATCCGCAACTCCGGGGTCCCGCGCGAGGAGGTCTTCATCACCTCCAAGCTCAACAACGGCTTCCACGCCCACGACGACGCGCTGCGCGCCTTCGACGGCACGCTGGAGGCCCTCGGCTTCGACGACGTCGACCTGTTCCTCATCCACTGGCCGCTGCCGGGCATCGACGTCGACTACGTCGAGACCTGGAAGGCCATGGAGGAGATCTACCGCTCCGGCCGCGCCAAGTCGATCGGCGTCTCGAACTTCCAGGCCCACCACCTGCGCAAGCTGCACGGCGAGACCGAGGTCGTCCCGGCGGTGAACCAGATCGAGGTGCACCCCTACCTCGCCCAGGACGAGCTGCGCGCGTTCAACGCCCAGCACCAGATCGCCACCGAGGCCTGGTCGCCCATCGCCCAGGGCAAGGTCCTCGACGACCCGGCGATCCTGCGGGTGGCCGAGCGCTACGGCAAGACCGCCTCGCAGGTCACGCTGCGCTGGCACGTCCAGCGCGGCGACATCGTCTTCCCGAAGTCGGTCACCCGCAGCCGCGTCGAGGAGAACTTCGCCATCTTCGACTTCGAGCTCAGCGAGGACGACCTGCGCGAGATCACCGCCCTCGACCGCAACGAGCGCACCGGCCCCGACCCGGACACGTTCAACTACATCCCCGAGTGA